The window CTTGTTCTGGCATTTACTCACAACGGCCTACTACTCCTGATCAGAAGGAACAATTTCACCTCAAAGCTTATTTTACAGCCACAAGATGAAGACAGAAGGTGGAATATTTTCTGGGTTGATTTGCACGTCGATCATTTTCCCAGAAAGGACTCCAACATGGCATTCCATGGCCAATTGGCCATAGTGGACGTGGACTTGGGACATTACTCAGAGATAAGCCGAAGGGTTAATTGGATTGGCCGTTGTAGATCAAATGAGAAATATGACTCCACAAGTGCACCACGATTTGGTCTATCATAAGACTAAGGAACTGATAAATTCCAAAAAGGTTCAGATATGGTGACATTACTTGTATTTGAATCTTCTTCTGCTTTTGTTGCCTTACCAACGatattgaagagctctcaatttgGAGATGTCCTAATACCTTAAATTGAACTTGGAAGAGGGAATTTGAGCTTGTGTTGGTGTCATGGTGAAACAATTATAATGGCCATTTCGACGAAGAAGACCACACCATGTTCTACATTTCAGTTAGACCAACTTGTTCTGGCATTTACTCACAACGGCCTACTACTCCTGATCAGAAGGAACAATTTCACCTCAAAGCTTATTTTACAGCCACAAGATGAAGACAGAAGGTGGAATATTTTCTGGGTTGATTTGCACGTCGATCATTTTCCCAGAAAGGACTCCAACATGGCATTCCATGGCCAATTGGCCATAGTGGACGTGGACTTGGGACATTACTCAGAGATAAGCCGAAGGGTTAATTGGATTGGCCGTTGTAGATCAAATGAGAAATATGACTCCACAAGTGCACCACGATTTGGTCTCATCCAACAGAATTTGCCTTTAGATTATACAAACACTTGACTCGAAATTGTTGCGCTAACACCTATTCAATTTGTACTGTTTTATTTGCACCTGGTTACGAGGCAATATTGTTTTGACCAACCTCAACTCGATTGTGAAAAGCTGAGTTAGAAAAGAGAAAGGACCTGAAACCAGCACATCAATGGTATCCATAGTACATTAGTTTCAAGAGGCTCTTGCTAAGGGTCTATATTAGCAATTGCACTCTCAAAATTTACCACGGAATTTTTTGGCTTTTCAATTCAATAGATTAGGAACTGGAGAAAATATTCAACAGATTAGGATTATTTATCTCCAACTACGAGGACTGTTCTCAACTGTTCAAGGCAATGGCCTAACCCTTAAAACTTACTGCAACCTTTGTATTCTTTATTCTTTCCAAAGGCCCGATAGAATAACATTTGAATTTCCTTCAGATATTCAGTTGAGAGTATAGACATCCTAGTGCAAGAATTTACAGGAAGAACAAACATGTATGCCAACCATGTATGCCGGACATGCAATACAGATACCATTTACATATTTTAGTTCACTTCCTAGGAATGACAATATGCTCAGCTATTTGCACGACCAAAGGTTTTCTCACTGCTGTAGCACATGTAGAGGAACCCATCTTTATCCTTGAAAGAATCATACACCGTCTCCATCAAGCTTGCTGCAGCAAAAGAAAATCCATACCATATCATTGACGTTGCAAATAATCCTTGTCATGGTGTTATAACATGTGAGTCAAATGAACAAACTAGGAGTTACTTGTTTGAGGCAAGGTGTTATTCACAAACACGAAGAGAGCTTTCCCAGGAGCCAGATGGAGTCTGCCACTCAGAATGTGGATAAATTGGCCAACGGACATATCACGGGGTACCAGGTATCTGTGGTcaagaaaaaatagaagaattaaaaggaaaaaagaggatTATTACTATATTAGGACCTTATAGGACTATTATAAGAGGAACAGTAGAGGACTACATAGTGGTAGGGGAGTGTCTtggtttttttttggggggggggggaggggattGGGTTTTCTATCTCTGTTCATTCAGCAAAGTTAGGAAACCATATGTACAACCGTGAATTAAACTACAACCCCTTCAAGAAACTAAAATCAAATTCCAAAACAGGGCCTACAGAGGAGAGTCAGTTATTGGGCTTTCACTGCATATACAAATAAATGTGAAGCCCTAAAATACTATTTAAGGCAGGGGATGGTAGAAGAATCATTTGTTGGCAGGTAGCCTGGATAGTACATTGTCCACTAAAAGAGAAGTTCCCAGACTTGTTCAGCTCTACGTTACATAAAGCTGTTCCAATAGCTCAAGGTAGATGACAGAACGGATGGGAAGTAAGCTTCTGAAGGCACTGCTATGATTGGGAAATTGAAAGGATGACCCAGTTTTTGAAAGGCCTGGAAGATGTGCAGACATTGTGAGAGCCTCCAGATTCTTTGATACCGACAGTTCAAGTTAATGCGAAGTCTTGCTATCAAACCTATCTGTTGCAATTGGCACTAGCCCCACAATAGCCTATTAAATTTAGTTGGGAAACTAGAGCTCCCTATAtaggtaaaaaaaatatattagaaGTACCGAGATGGTACACTATATGTACAAGAGATTATTTCTATTCCCTGAAACTAGAGCTCCCTAAAAGGCTGCATGCTTCACTTAGGTTATAGTTAATGAAGCGTGTCTCCTCAAGAATATATACAAAGAAGAGGTATGCAGATTTAATTTGCAGTAGATGCTGCATGTGTAAAAGGAGGTTGAAAACAATAATTACTCTTTTTGAAATTGAGTTACTAGGTTGCGATTCAACTGCTGAATTTTGTTTCTATATTTTTAGGGTGAAACTGGATATATCACAGAAAGTCAAAGACCCTCTTTTGGTGCTGGAGAGGATCGTAAGATGAAAAAGTATCTATGGACACAATTTGGAGCACCATTCCAACACGAATATGTATGGTGGTATAAGGGAAAGGAACGAACATGCTTCTATGGAAAAActacattctttttcttttcgagTAAGATGAAAAAGTATCTATGGACAATGTGGAGCACCATTCCAACACGAATATGTATGGTGGTATAAGGGAAAGGAACGAACGTGCTTCTATGGAAAAActacattctttttctttttgagaaggGTAAgaattttagaaagaaagaaactctaagcattttcttcacttttcccTCTCCTTATCTAAAATTTTTATTTCCCTCTGCCCTCAGATTTTTAGTTGTAACTAAATATTCATAAGAAATTCATCCAAAACTAGGAAGCTTAGAAAGAGATTTACATTTGCTCTTCTGGATAAGAAGTTTCAAGAGGAGATTCAGAACCATCACATTTATGAGTAGTATAAGAAAGTACATCACACTAGATTTTGGCAGGAAATATGACACCGGGATGATAGTTGCTTACTTCTTCTTTTCCATCTCAGGAAGGTCAGTCTTTGAATATCTTTCAACCACCACCtgcaaaaatataaaacaaatagATTCATGACATGACAACAATCTGCACTATGCATGAAGGAGCATTCAACAACCACCAGAGGGTAAAACATAACGGTTAATCCaatatatttttgttgttttgtatGTTTCATTCTGAACAGCACTCATCCAAATACTGTATGTCAGCAGGATAGGAAAAGTCATAGCAATTGTAAGCAACACTCAGTCACTCACAAATAGTTTATTTTTATGCAAAGGGTTCAAATCTAACTTTGGTGTGTGCATTATTCAACAGAAGCCGTAACAACAGGTAATTATCACTTAAACTCCAAATGGTTGATAAGATAGGACTTCAACCCTTGTGGTTCCGAAAGAAACACATGGACaatgcaaaattttcaatttttttttaagtaaCACTTTTTAAAGAAAGCATCCGAGGATACAACCTATGTAGAAAATAATATACAAAGACCCAAAACCTAATGCTAAGCCAATAAATGGCACAACACCCATCTTACATATAATTACAGACAAGCATAACTGTATGTACTTCCATATAGGGTAATATTTCATTTCGCCATCAATATGTTAATCATATTCTCCCTCTAATTCTCACATAAGTCTGCCACTAACTTTTGATTGAATTGATCAAGTCCTTTCTTTCTCTTCATCGTCATCATTTTCACTTGTAAAATTCTCGAAAAGCCTTAAATTGTTGAAGTATAAGCATCCAGTCTCTCTCTATTCTACCTTCATTCACGTCTACAATTTTATTTGGCAATAGATAACTTGAGGTGATTATCCATCTCAATATTTGTCCGATTTTgtgaaagagaaagaagaagcaaGAACCACATTATCAAGCATCAGGGTTATCCTAAAAATTTAAGTAGACATCATCTCTTATTGGCTGGAATAAAATTAGTCAGAATTTGCTTTGGAAGAACCATGAAGCTTATAAACTAAATAAGTCTACTGATGAAGGGTCCTAGAAAAAGCCTCTTCTCACAACTGCCAACCACTAAAGAAAGTTGTTCCAAAGAAAGGGGAAAGAGAAGGGGagagaagggggggggggaggtcaATTTCAGACTAAGAATTTGCTAATCATGCGAGCTGTGGAACCACTAGAGATGCTAAAGCATTGCCAGGATAGAATGTGACACTAATACCTTTAACTAACATCAAAGTCATGTGAGTAagccaaagaagtattggggagaggtgattaggcaggacatgacgttacttcagctcactgaggacatgacccagGATAAAAGGGTGTCGAGGTCGAGAATTAGGATAGAAGGCTAGTAGGTAGTCGAAAGTTCCCCGTTCTTTTCTAGTAGTATTAGTAGCGCTCTTGTTTTTTTCGTATTCTTTGACCTCTAGTATTTGCCTATTCTTTCGTTTGCTTCGTGTATCATATTTTCCTGATTGTTACTATTTGATGGtactttttcttttacttgttattGTCTCCCTTTTTCCTTATCGTCCTTtgtctccctcttctttctttcttctccctctttcttcttcatcttcttccctTTTctcgagccgagggtctatcggagcAGCCTCTCTACCTCGCCGGGTAAGATCTgtatacacactaccctcctcagatccCACTTTTGAgaatatactgggtatgttgttgttgttgtaaagtcATTGCGAGTAAATGCAAAACTTTGGAGGAATTTTAGGGGCTAAAATTGGAGATAATGAGGATGAGGCTAGGAAACTGTTTGAATGAAATGAGATGGGAAAGCTAATTGGAAGAAGCAGCTTACGATTTAGCTACTACAACACtaatatatacataatttttTGCACAATCAAGCTATAATATGGCATACATGAATTGAGAACAGAACTGACTTTAGATCTTCATGTGCATTTAGTCTCTTCTGctaaaattttaactttaaacccaGTGATCATCTATTTACCCATTAACCTAATTGTCTAACAAATATCAAATTAGAGAAAAGTACAAAACATAGTGGTTCAATGGGGAAAAAATCATAGATAAAAAACCTTGGGATTTAAGTCAACTAAAAAGTGGAAGCTGAATACAAAAGTATAGAGACACACCGGCAGTCGATCAGGATATCTGGCGATTATATCTTGTGATTCTGCGAGTCTCTCATCTGCAGTTTAATTTTAATcgataagaaaagaaataaattgTAAGAATAATcagtttgataaaaaaaaaatattgggatttTGATACAGGATTGAAACAGCACCGTGTGAAAATTCTTCTTTGAAAGCCTTCCCCATCTCTCTGCTTCACAACCGACCCGTCTATGGATGAATTTTTCTGTCCTTAAAGATAAGATCATAAGAAGAATGCGTGAAAAACACGTTAAATAACTTAGTTGAAAACTGAGGTAATTTATATTATAAGTAAGACCTTTGCAACAAGATGAGGGGATAGCTCAGATGGGAGAGCGTCAGACTGAAGATCTGAAGGTCACGTGTTCGATCCACGTTCACCGCATTCCTCTTTTTGTCAGACCCTTCAGTTTTTATAGTTCGCCAACGTGTTTAACCATTTCCCCTAATTATCACACTGTTACAATCACGGCGAAAGTTCTTAAACTGTTTTTATATCTCACAAGTCACTTTTGCTAGGATTTTGTAACCTTGtcttgcttcttttattttaaaattttttgtaTGGATATAATTCTGTCCAACTTCAAGTAGAATTTTGAGTTATTTGAATAAATGAGGAAAACCAACCGATAAACTAGAAATGAGGACGGTGAATTACAACCTAGTGCTTTAAACAAACTCTCCAATCGATATTGGTTCGCCAAAGTGTTTAACCATTTTTCCCTAATTATCACACTTTTATAATCACGCCGAAAGTTCTTAAACTGTTTTTATATCTCACAAGTCACTTTTGCTAGGATTTTGTAACCTTGtcttgcttcttttatttttttattttttgtgtggATATAATTCTGTCCAACTTCAAGTAGAATTTTGAGTTATTTGAATAAATGAGGAAAACAAACCGATAAACTAGAAATGAGAACGGTGGATTACAACCTAGTGCTTTAAACAAACTCTGCAATCGATATCGGTTAGCTTGTACTTTTCCATCTTAGAAATCTGAGGTGATTTTAAGTTAGTGATTGTTTCAGAGTTAAAAGTGTAGTCAATGTCACTAATATTTATGTTAGTGATGAGATATAACAATGGCTAAGTCCGTCAAGATCAGTCAATTTTCCGACGTGTCCCGTCACGCGTCGGCGCGTGCGTCTCCTCTTTGTGATCGAGGCTTGAGAACGATCGGCCCATATGTCTTGGACTGCCCCTTCCAGCCAGCTCATCGCGATCCATCCCGCTGGTCAGATTTTCGTTAACTTCAAGGGCTGCGATCCAAGTTTTATCGTTTCTCTCTTGtcttgttattttgatattttagcTTAATTGTATCTTCTTGCCTGCCTATTTTTGTTCTTGAATCTTTATTTAGTGTTTGCCCTTGCATTGTCGAATTAGTTGCATACCCACCTGTTTTATATTGTTATCTAGTTGTTTATAGTTTTATTTTGAATCTTTATTTAGTATATCTCATAGTAGTTTTGTCCATTGTCTTTGTGACatctattttcaaatattgtataaaaaaCATCTATTTCACCATCTGGCCTCTAGAGTCTCTGCCGTTATAGTTCCAGTCACAAATATCCCTACTTTAAACGGCGAGCCACGTGTCACCTCCTTAACGAATAACCCCACTCCAAACAAAATAAACCCATATATTTCATGAACCGCCCCATTACCTGATCCAATACCTTTATAATTAATTAGACCCACACACAATCATATCTCATTTTCATCTATCATCCCGTATGAACCAAAACAAATCCATCTTCTCTCTCACTATAATGTCAGCATGTTAGTAATGCACGAGCCTTTTCAGGTAAAATCTTCGGCTAGTTATGTCGTTTTCTCTTACATTTGtcgttattttaatatttttgggtTAATGGTATCCTTTTTAAAACCACTCTCAATTGACTCTAGGATTTTTGGATATTCTTACATATGTGAATTTCTGTATCTGGATGTGTCTATTCTTTGATATACTTTGTTGTTTATTGTATCACTTTGGTGTTTATTTTATATGCATGTACTTTTACCACGTGGTTCCAAAATGGTAGTTAGGGTTTAATGCATTTCggttttgtttattattttgggcacctttatattaaacaattatttcATAAGTAGGAAAATGGGTTCTTTGTTCCCTTGTGCATGTTGTATGTCGGGTGTGCGTGAAAATATGGTTCCTTTTCAGATTTTTAATCTGCACAGTTCAATAATGCGGTCCCTTGTTGGTCTATTGGTTCTGAAGCAGTTGTATGTATCTTTATGGAGGGGGTCCCTTGTTGGTTTATTTATTCTTAACTGCTATGTATCTATATTGTGGGGGTCCCTTGTTGGTTTTGTTTATTCTTGTGGTCCcttatttttagttatttttttcttaatctgctttcttctttttaatattaTCCAGATTATTAATATTGTTTACTTAATTATTTTTTAGGTTATTAAAATAGTTAATGTTGATTTGAGGTTCAATTATGACGATGAGTGGACCAAGGAACCACACCTCCTATACAACAAAAAACTAGTTCATTTTTAGAAGGGTATGATCCTGATTTCCTGTCCTTTAAAGATATAGTTAATGAGTTTATTCTGAGTTAGATTTTATAGATGTTCAACACTTGATAGTAACTGCTCATTCTAGAACTTATTATGAAATAGTAAGGGATGATGGTATTAGGAAGTTAATGTCTCTTGTATCTGATGAATACTGTACAATTGATATATTTGGTGTGGATAAATGTGAGGTAATTGTAGATGTTCCAAATATATTCCAAAatgtttaatattttttatctAGAATTAATGAAGTTGGAACATATTGTAGTGAGGGTGAGAGTGGGTCTAAACATGTGTATGATTCTTAAGAGTATGACTCTGAAGAACTAGAGTTTGctacacaaaagaaaaaagaattgtcTAAATCTATGAATGACTTCAAAGATTTAGTTAAAGGAATTATTTTCAAAGACATACCAGaagcaagaaaataaattaaacttTATTTACTGGCTACCAAGAAGGAGTTAAGAGTATataaaagtgataaaaaaaaGGTTAAGGTATGAATGCGCTGATGAAAGGTGCCTATTTGTATGTCATATATTTGCGGATGGGAAGTCCTGGGGTTAGAATTAAAACCTCAAGGCCTCATGAAGACTGTGGGCCAACATTTGATAATAGTATGGTAGACTACACCACCATAGCTCACTATTTCAAGAGAGAGTTACAAGATAATCCAAAAATGAAGGTTAAGGAAATGAGAGCTAATTTGAAAAGGGGTTTTGACTTAAATGCTAGTGAAATAAAGTGCAATAGGGCTAAAAGGATGGTCCTTGTAATATTAGAACGGGGCTTTAATGATGGTTACAACAAACTGGAAGCTTATGCCAATGAATTGAAGGAATCCAATCCAGGCTCTGATGTTGTGATTAATCTGTCTCAAGAGGCACTTTTACAGGGTAGAATAAAATTTCGTAGGATGTACATCTGCTTCAATGCACTGAGGTTGGGTTTTAAGTAAGGTTTAAGACCCTTTATTGGGTTAGATGGTACTTTTCTCAAAGGAAAAGCTAAGAAACAGTTGTTAGTTACAGTTGGTCATGACAATATGAACCACTTCTACCCTTTTAGCTTGGGCAATTATGGATAAGGAAACTAAGATAACTTGGAACTGGTTTTTGGAACTTTTTAAGCATTCATTGGAACTCCAAAGTGGGGAAGGAATAACCTCCATCTCAGACATGCAAAAGGTATGAGATTTCAGTTGTGTCTTTGCTTTTTGTCTTTGCTGATTTTATCATtgaattctttaattttttagttGTTTGTTTGTTATATGTAAGGACTGATTGATAAAGCTATGAAGATTGTCCTTCTTGGAGCATATAATAGATTTTGTGTAAGACATATTGAGTCAAATTGGTGCAGAAGATGGAGTAAAGGTGAACTGAAGAAGTTGTTATGGTGGTGCGCATGCTCAACTAATGAATAAGAGTTCAGAGACCAACTGAAAGAGTTAGATGATTTAGATGCAGTTGCTGCCAAGGATCTGTTGAATTATCCTCCCCAGATATGGTGCAGAGCCTACCTTGACATAGTATGCAAGAATCAGATAGTTGACAACAATCTAACTAAATTTTTCAATTCTTGGATACTAGAAGCAAGGTACAAGTCCATCATTAGGATGTTGGAGACTATTAGGGTCAAAATAATGAATTTGTTGAGAGAACATGAAGAGTCATTTGTGAAATGGACTGGTGAATTCAGTCCTTAATCGATGAAGTTGTATAATGAGTACTTGAAGATATCATATATCAGTTGTAAGGTTCAGAGCAATGGAGACCATAGATATGAGGTATCAAAAGGATTTGACAAACACATTGTCAATCTAGTGATGAAGAGGTGCACTTATAGGTCAAGGGACCTTACTAGGATCTCATGCACACATGCAATACAAGAAGATTGATCCCTTGACTAAAATGCATTGGTACCATAGCAAGGAGGCATTTCTACTAACATACAAGCATAAGTTGTAACTTGTAAAGGGAGAAAATTCTAAAAAATAGACGTTTCTCAAGCAATGACACCACCAGAAATGGTCAAACTTGCTGGAAGGCCTAAGGTGAAGAGAAGTAGATAAAAAAATTACGCTATTAAAAGGCACGAGGAATGGTCTTTTGGAAGGAAAGGTAGAGTAATGACATGTGGCAATTGTGGACAGTCAAATCATAACATTAAGAGTTGTGACAAAGTAATTACTTCTTATACTAAATTTTGTTAGTTCTATTTTACCATTTCTTCATCTAGCTAATTTTTTTATGTGGCAGTCAAGACAAGAAAAAGTGGTTCCCAAGATAAAGGAGAAGCATGCTAGCAGGGGTTCAATTGATGAAGAAGTAGGGAATCCAACTGAAGA is drawn from Nicotiana tabacum cultivar K326 chromosome 22, ASM71507v2, whole genome shotgun sequence and contains these coding sequences:
- the LOC107824040 gene encoding autophagy-related protein 8i-like, which produces MGKAFKEEFSHDERLAESQDIIARYPDRLPVVVERYSKTDLPEMEKKKYLVPRDMSVGQFIHILSGRLHLAPGKALFVFVNNTLPQTTSLMETVYDSFKDKDGFLYMCYSSEKTFGRANS